One Streptomyces mobaraensis NBRC 13819 = DSM 40847 DNA segment encodes these proteins:
- a CDS encoding TrmH family RNA methyltransferase translates to MTQSPQVITIDDPDDPRLHDYTGLTDVELRRRREPAEGLFIAEGEKVIRRAVDAGYGMRSMLLSAKWVDAMRDVMEDVPAPVYVVEPELAERVTGYHVHRGALASMRRKPLPDAAGLLATARRVAVMEAVNDHTNIGAIFRSAAALGMDAVLLSPDCADPLYRRSVKVSMGAVFSVPWARLENWPRDLETVRAAGFRVLALTPDAQATAMDAAAPHCLERVALMLGAEGSGLSAKALRAADEWVRIPMAHGVDSLNVGAAAAVAFYAVTAGTPA, encoded by the coding sequence ATGACGCAGTCCCCCCAGGTCATCACCATCGACGACCCCGACGACCCCCGGCTCCACGACTACACCGGCCTGACCGACGTCGAGCTGCGCCGCCGGCGCGAGCCCGCCGAGGGCCTGTTCATCGCGGAGGGGGAGAAGGTCATCCGCCGGGCGGTGGACGCGGGTTACGGCATGCGTTCCATGCTGCTCTCCGCCAAGTGGGTGGACGCCATGCGCGACGTCATGGAGGACGTCCCCGCACCCGTCTACGTCGTGGAGCCGGAGCTCGCGGAGCGGGTGACCGGCTACCACGTGCACCGCGGCGCCCTCGCCTCCATGCGGCGCAAGCCGCTGCCCGACGCCGCCGGCCTGCTGGCCACGGCCCGCCGGGTCGCCGTCATGGAGGCGGTCAACGACCACACCAACATCGGCGCCATCTTCCGCAGCGCCGCCGCCCTGGGCATGGACGCCGTCCTGCTCTCCCCGGACTGCGCGGACCCGCTGTACCGACGGTCCGTCAAGGTGTCCATGGGCGCGGTCTTCTCCGTCCCCTGGGCCCGGCTGGAGAACTGGCCGCGCGACCTGGAGACGGTCCGGGCGGCGGGCTTCCGGGTGCTGGCCCTCACCCCCGACGCGCAGGCCACCGCCATGGACGCCGCGGCCCCGCACTGCCTGGAACGGGTCGCCCTCATGCTCGGCGCCGAGGGCAGCGGCCTGTCCGCCAAGGCCCTGCGAGCGGCCGACGAGTGGGTGCGCATCCCGATGGCGCACGGCGTCGACTCGCTCAACGTCGGTGCGGCGGCGGCCGTCGCCTTCTACGCCGTGACGGCGGGGACGCCGGCGTAG
- a CDS encoding MetQ/NlpA family ABC transporter substrate-binding protein produces the protein MRTTLKLTAAVAAAAALTLGLSACSAPSDTSSSSTKKGKDADPAAKLIIAASPTPHSVILEYVRDHLAKDAGLKLEVKQYNDYNAPNTTVQNGEVDGNFFQHKPYLDDFNKKNKTDIVPVVNVEIEPLGLYSKKVKKVSDLGEGATIAVPNDATNEGRALKLLADNNVIELKDGVGASATLKDVKDAKGVKFTEIEAAQIPPRLADVDAAVINGNFAIGAKLNPAKDSLALEKAEGNPYANFLAVKKGNEQDPRIVKLAKLLNSDEVKKFIEEKFSNGAVIPAFGPAKS, from the coding sequence GTGCGTACCACCCTCAAGCTCACCGCCGCCGTCGCCGCTGCCGCCGCACTCACCCTCGGCCTGAGCGCCTGCAGCGCCCCCTCCGACACCTCCTCGTCCTCCACCAAGAAGGGCAAGGACGCGGACCCGGCGGCCAAGCTGATCATCGCCGCCAGCCCCACGCCGCACAGCGTCATCCTCGAGTACGTCCGCGACCACCTCGCCAAGGACGCCGGCCTGAAGCTGGAGGTGAAGCAGTACAACGACTACAACGCGCCCAACACGACCGTCCAGAACGGCGAGGTCGACGGCAACTTCTTCCAGCACAAGCCATACCTCGACGACTTCAACAAGAAGAACAAGACGGACATCGTCCCGGTCGTCAACGTCGAGATCGAGCCGCTCGGCCTCTACTCCAAGAAGGTCAAGAAGGTCTCCGACCTCGGCGAGGGCGCCACCATCGCCGTCCCCAACGACGCCACCAACGAGGGCCGCGCGCTCAAGCTGCTCGCCGACAACAACGTCATCGAGCTCAAGGACGGCGTGGGCGCCTCCGCCACCCTGAAGGACGTCAAGGACGCCAAGGGCGTCAAGTTCACCGAGATCGAGGCGGCCCAGATCCCGCCCCGCCTCGCCGACGTGGACGCCGCCGTCATCAACGGCAACTTCGCCATCGGCGCCAAGCTCAACCCGGCCAAGGACTCCCTGGCCCTGGAGAAGGCCGAGGGCAACCCCTACGCCAACTTCCTCGCCGTGAAGAAGGGCAACGAGCAGGACCCGCGCATCGTCAAGCTCGCCAAGCTGCTCAACTCCGACGAGGTCAAGAAGTTCATCGAGGAGAAGTTCAGCAACGGGGCCGTCATCCCGGCCTTCGGCCCCGCCAAGAGCTGA
- the cbiE gene encoding precorrin-6y C5,15-methyltransferase (decarboxylating) subunit CbiE — MADRVTVIGWDGSPLTEAARSAVGAATLVAGAAHHLALPEIPPTAERVRLGSVDLAARRIARHRGTAVVLADGDPGFFGVVRALRAPEHGLEVEVVPAVSSVAAAFARAGMPWDDAQIVVAHSRDLRRAVNVCRAHPKVAVLTSPGAGPAELALLLGPVHRTFVICEQLGTARERVTVLTSDKVADHTWSDPNVVIVIGGTGTGPDDTPAAPAVPGQRAGGWIAGRDPGRLPGPRGWALPGGAYGTVLGEGEGTELRAAQLARLAPRVGDLVWDIGSGSGAAAVEAARFGAAVIAVDRDADACARTLAAARHYGVQLQTVHGTAPHVLEDLPEPDVVRVGGGGAPVVAACADRRPEAIVAHAVTRDEAEAIGRALAEGGYAVECTLLQAVRLDTADWTEAERSVTFLLSGRRPHP; from the coding sequence ATGGCCGACCGGGTCACGGTGATCGGATGGGACGGCTCACCGCTGACGGAGGCGGCCCGCTCCGCCGTGGGCGCCGCCACCCTCGTCGCCGGAGCCGCGCACCACCTGGCGCTGCCCGAGATCCCGCCCACCGCCGAACGCGTCCGGCTCGGCAGCGTCGACCTCGCCGCCCGCCGCATCGCCCGGCACCGCGGCACCGCCGTCGTCCTCGCCGACGGAGACCCGGGCTTCTTCGGGGTCGTCCGCGCCCTGCGCGCCCCCGAGCACGGCCTGGAGGTCGAGGTGGTGCCCGCCGTCTCCTCCGTCGCCGCCGCCTTCGCCCGGGCCGGCATGCCGTGGGACGACGCCCAGATCGTCGTCGCCCACAGCCGCGACCTGCGACGGGCCGTCAACGTCTGCCGCGCCCACCCCAAGGTCGCCGTCCTCACCTCGCCCGGCGCCGGACCCGCCGAACTGGCCCTGCTGCTCGGCCCGGTCCACCGCACGTTCGTCATCTGCGAGCAACTGGGCACCGCCCGCGAGCGCGTCACCGTCCTGACCTCCGACAAGGTCGCCGACCACACCTGGAGCGACCCCAACGTCGTCATCGTCATCGGCGGGACCGGGACGGGCCCCGATGACACTCCCGCCGCCCCCGCCGTCCCCGGCCAGCGCGCCGGCGGCTGGATCGCCGGCCGCGACCCCGGCCGGCTCCCCGGCCCGCGCGGCTGGGCCCTGCCCGGCGGCGCCTACGGCACCGTCCTCGGCGAGGGCGAGGGCACCGAACTGCGCGCCGCCCAACTCGCCCGGCTCGCCCCCCGCGTCGGCGACCTCGTCTGGGACATCGGCTCCGGCAGCGGCGCCGCCGCCGTCGAGGCCGCCCGGTTCGGCGCGGCCGTCATCGCCGTCGACCGCGACGCCGACGCCTGCGCCCGCACCCTCGCCGCCGCCCGCCACTACGGCGTCCAGCTCCAGACCGTGCACGGCACCGCGCCGCACGTCCTGGAGGACCTGCCCGAACCCGACGTCGTCCGCGTCGGCGGCGGCGGGGCGCCTGTCGTCGCCGCCTGCGCCGACCGCCGCCCCGAGGCCATCGTGGCGCACGCCGTCACCCGCGACGAGGCCGAGGCCATCGGACGGGCGCTCGCCGAGGGCGGGTACGCCGTCGAATGCACCCTGCTCCAGGCCGTGCGCCTGGACACCGCCGACTGGACCGAAGCCGAGCGGTCCGTCACCTTCCTGCTGAGCGGCCGCCGTCCGCATCCGTGA
- a CDS encoding methionine ABC transporter permease: MTWNEMQPLLRDGCLDTLFMVWWSAVWTVVGGLPLGILLYLTDRGGLIRNVVVNRVIGVVVNIARSVPFIILIVWLIPFSRLVIGTSIGPSAAVVALTIGAIPFFARLVETSLREVDGGLIEAVQAMGGGTWTIIFKVLLPQALASLVAGLTTTVIALIGYSAMAGAVGGGGLGAVAINYGYQRQEHELMNITIVLLVIIVTVVQIAGDLTVRRLARRTGRQSAPVGLWRLRRTPQAAKAADTTAVPPQRTADAADQPKAAVDAP, encoded by the coding sequence GTGACCTGGAACGAGATGCAGCCACTGCTGCGCGACGGCTGTCTCGACACCCTCTTCATGGTGTGGTGGTCCGCGGTCTGGACGGTCGTGGGCGGTCTGCCGCTGGGCATCCTGCTCTATCTGACCGACCGCGGCGGACTCATCCGGAACGTCGTGGTCAACAGGGTCATCGGCGTGGTGGTGAACATCGCCAGATCGGTGCCGTTCATCATCCTGATCGTCTGGCTGATCCCCTTCAGCCGCCTGGTCATCGGCACGTCGATCGGCCCGAGCGCCGCCGTCGTCGCCCTCACCATCGGCGCCATCCCCTTCTTCGCCCGGCTGGTCGAGACCTCCCTGCGCGAGGTCGACGGCGGACTGATCGAGGCTGTCCAGGCGATGGGCGGCGGCACCTGGACGATCATCTTCAAGGTGCTGCTCCCGCAGGCCCTGGCCTCGCTCGTGGCCGGCCTGACCACCACCGTGATCGCCCTCATCGGCTACTCCGCCATGGCGGGTGCCGTCGGCGGCGGCGGGCTCGGCGCGGTCGCTATCAACTACGGCTACCAGCGGCAGGAGCACGAGCTGATGAACATCACCATCGTGCTGCTCGTCATCATCGTCACCGTAGTCCAGATCGCCGGCGACCTGACCGTCCGCCGCCTCGCCCGGCGCACCGGACGTCAGTCCGCGCCCGTCGGCCTGTGGCGCCTGCGCCGCACCCCGCAGGCCGCGAAGGCCGCGGACACCACGGCTGTCCCCCCCCAGCGGACTGCCGACGCCGCCGACCAGCCCAAGGCGGCTGTCGACGCTCCCTGA
- the cobA gene encoding uroporphyrinogen-III C-methyltransferase has protein sequence MAEHPAPAAYPVGLRLHGRRVVVLGGGQVAQRRLPALIAAGADVLLVSPSATASVEAMAEAGELRWERRRYREGDLDGAWYALITTDDPEANRAASAEAEARRVWAVRSDDAEAATAWTPATGRSAGVTVAVLTGQDPRRTAALRDAIVEGLRDGSIAAPHRRTRPGGGRVALVGGGPGDPDLITVRGRRLLAEADVVVADRLGPRDLLDELPPHVEVIDAAKIPYGRSMAQEAINAALIEHAKAGKAVVRLKGGDPFVFGRGKEEAQALAEHGIPCTVVPGISSSISVPGTVGIPVTHRGVAHEFTVISGHVAPDDPRSLVDWPSLARLGGTLVVLMGVEQCGAIAETLIRHGRSADTPVAVIQEGTTAAQRRVDAVLGTVGERVRAEGIRPPAVIVIGEVVAIGRETDDAPAGATAD, from the coding sequence ATGGCCGAGCACCCAGCACCCGCCGCCTACCCCGTCGGTCTCCGCCTGCACGGCCGCCGCGTCGTCGTCCTCGGCGGCGGCCAGGTCGCCCAGCGCCGGCTCCCCGCCCTCATCGCGGCCGGAGCCGACGTCCTGCTCGTATCGCCGTCCGCGACCGCGTCCGTGGAGGCCATGGCGGAGGCCGGCGAACTGCGCTGGGAGCGCCGCCGCTACCGCGAGGGCGACCTGGACGGCGCCTGGTACGCGCTGATCACCACCGACGACCCCGAGGCCAACCGGGCCGCGTCCGCCGAGGCGGAGGCCCGCCGCGTCTGGGCCGTCCGCAGCGACGACGCCGAGGCGGCCACCGCCTGGACGCCGGCCACCGGCCGCAGCGCGGGCGTCACCGTGGCCGTGCTCACCGGCCAGGACCCGCGCCGCACGGCGGCCCTGCGGGACGCCATCGTCGAGGGGCTGCGCGACGGTTCGATCGCCGCCCCCCACCGCCGTACCCGCCCGGGCGGTGGACGGGTGGCCCTCGTCGGCGGCGGTCCGGGCGACCCGGACCTGATCACCGTGCGCGGCCGGCGCCTCCTCGCCGAGGCCGACGTCGTCGTCGCCGACCGGCTCGGCCCGCGCGACCTCCTCGACGAACTCCCGCCGCACGTCGAGGTCATCGACGCCGCGAAGATCCCGTACGGTCGCTCGATGGCCCAGGAGGCCATCAACGCCGCCCTGATCGAGCACGCGAAGGCGGGGAAGGCCGTCGTCCGCCTCAAGGGCGGCGACCCGTTCGTCTTCGGCCGGGGCAAGGAGGAGGCGCAGGCCCTCGCCGAACACGGCATCCCCTGCACGGTCGTCCCCGGCATCTCCAGCTCGATCAGCGTCCCGGGCACGGTCGGCATCCCGGTCACCCACCGCGGCGTCGCGCACGAGTTCACCGTGATCAGCGGGCACGTCGCCCCCGACGACCCGCGGTCCCTCGTCGACTGGCCGTCGCTCGCCCGCCTCGGCGGCACCCTCGTGGTGCTGATGGGCGTCGAGCAGTGCGGTGCCATCGCCGAGACGCTCATCCGGCACGGCCGGTCCGCCGACACCCCGGTCGCGGTGATCCAGGAGGGCACGACCGCCGCCCAGCGGCGCGTCGACGCCGTCCTCGGCACGGTGGGGGAGCGGGTGCGGGCCGAGGGCATACGCCCGCCGGCCGTGATCGTCATCGGCGAGGTCGTGGCGATCGGCCGGGAGACGGACGACGCCCCCGCCGGCGCGACGGCCGACTAG
- the cobT gene encoding nicotinate-nucleotide--dimethylbenzimidazole phosphoribosyltransferase codes for MRPAAATAPAEAAAAAEATVPAEAPATAGTTVPAENAMSAQGVPPLQNPVAAEIVVPAQTSAPAETPAQPEVPATAAVPTVTEEAPGAPDPAVNPATPAAPAEASAEAPTEAPAPAAPADQAPAPEAPAADPNGEPAPVPAQPAEPVAAQAPAPAPEEAPAPVHLALVRDDEPQGEEPQADSADPAEEPRLPLGPPADGFAAAEREAVHRVMRERRDIRNGFRPDPIPHDVLLRVLEAAHTAPSVGHSQPWDFVVIRSAETRRTMHDLATRQRDAYAASLPKGRAKQFKEMKIEAILDTPVNIVVTADPTRGGRHTLGRHTQPQMAPYSSALAVENLWLAARAEGLGVGWVSFFDEREMVRELGLPEHLEVVAYLCVGYVDEFPGEPELMQAGWSKRRPLSWVVHEETYGRRALPGEDPHDLLAETLRGIRPLDAKALGEAWERQKRMTKPSGALGMLEIISAQLCGLSRKCPPPIPEPAAVAVFAGDHGVHAQGVTAWPQEVTSQMVTNFLGGGAVCNAFANQVGAEVCVVDVGVAGDLPARPGLLPRKIRPGTDDFTAGPAMTREEALRAVEVGIETARDLVTAGNKALLTGEMGIANTTVSAALISVFTGSDPGEVTGRGTGINDEMHARKIDVVRRALELHRPDPADPIGVLAAVGGLEHAALVGLILGAASLRTPVILDGVSAGAAALVARAIAPEALAACIAGHRSAEPGHVAALTKLGLRPLVDLDLRLGEGTGALLALPVVQSAARAMHEVATFDSAGVAEKG; via the coding sequence GTGCGCCCCGCAGCGGCGACCGCCCCCGCAGAGGCAGCCGCCGCTGCGGAGGCAACCGTCCCCGCGGAGGCTCCCGCCACCGCCGGGACGACCGTTCCCGCCGAGAACGCCATGTCCGCCCAGGGCGTCCCGCCCCTCCAGAACCCCGTGGCTGCCGAGATCGTTGTGCCTGCTCAGACTTCCGCGCCCGCCGAGACTCCCGCACAGCCGGAGGTCCCCGCGACGGCCGCCGTGCCCACCGTGACCGAAGAGGCGCCCGGCGCCCCCGACCCGGCCGTCAACCCCGCCACCCCGGCAGCACCCGCCGAGGCATCCGCCGAGGCACCCACGGAGGCGCCCGCCCCCGCGGCGCCCGCCGACCAGGCGCCCGCCCCCGAGGCCCCCGCCGCCGACCCGAACGGCGAGCCCGCCCCCGTACCGGCGCAGCCCGCCGAGCCCGTCGCGGCGCAGGCCCCCGCCCCCGCCCCGGAGGAGGCGCCCGCGCCGGTGCACCTCGCCCTCGTCCGCGACGACGAGCCGCAGGGCGAGGAGCCGCAGGCCGACAGCGCGGATCCGGCCGAGGAGCCCCGCCTCCCCCTCGGCCCCCCGGCCGACGGCTTCGCCGCCGCCGAGCGGGAGGCCGTCCACCGGGTGATGCGCGAGCGCCGCGACATCCGCAACGGCTTCCGCCCGGACCCCATCCCGCACGACGTCCTGCTGCGCGTCCTGGAGGCCGCGCACACCGCGCCGAGCGTCGGGCACTCCCAGCCCTGGGACTTCGTCGTCATCCGGTCCGCCGAGACCCGCCGGACCATGCACGACCTGGCCACCCGCCAGCGCGACGCGTACGCCGCGTCGCTGCCCAAGGGCCGGGCCAAGCAGTTCAAGGAAATGAAGATCGAGGCCATCCTCGACACCCCGGTCAACATCGTGGTGACCGCCGACCCCACCCGGGGCGGCCGGCACACCCTCGGTCGGCACACCCAGCCGCAGATGGCCCCCTACTCGTCGGCCCTCGCCGTCGAGAACCTGTGGCTCGCCGCCCGCGCGGAAGGGCTCGGCGTCGGCTGGGTCAGCTTCTTCGACGAGCGGGAGATGGTCCGCGAACTCGGCCTGCCCGAGCACCTGGAGGTCGTCGCGTACCTGTGCGTCGGGTACGTCGACGAGTTCCCCGGCGAGCCCGAGCTGATGCAGGCCGGCTGGTCCAAGCGGCGCCCGCTGTCCTGGGTGGTGCACGAGGAGACGTACGGCCGCCGCGCCCTGCCCGGCGAGGACCCGCACGACCTCCTCGCCGAGACGCTGCGCGGCATCCGCCCGCTGGACGCCAAGGCGCTCGGCGAGGCGTGGGAGCGGCAGAAGCGGATGACCAAGCCGTCGGGCGCGCTCGGCATGCTGGAGATCATCTCGGCGCAGCTCTGCGGCCTGTCGCGCAAGTGCCCGCCGCCGATCCCGGAACCGGCCGCCGTCGCCGTCTTCGCCGGTGACCACGGCGTGCACGCCCAGGGCGTCACCGCCTGGCCGCAGGAGGTCACCTCGCAGATGGTGACCAACTTCCTGGGCGGAGGGGCGGTGTGCAACGCGTTCGCCAACCAGGTCGGCGCGGAGGTCTGCGTGGTGGACGTCGGTGTCGCCGGCGACCTGCCGGCCCGCCCCGGCCTGCTGCCGCGCAAGATCCGGCCCGGCACGGACGACTTCACCGCCGGTCCGGCGATGACCCGCGAGGAGGCGCTGCGCGCCGTCGAGGTGGGCATCGAGACCGCCCGCGACCTCGTCACCGCGGGCAACAAGGCGCTTCTCACCGGCGAGATGGGCATCGCCAACACCACCGTGTCGGCCGCCCTGATCTCCGTCTTCACCGGCTCCGACCCGGGCGAGGTCACCGGGCGCGGCACCGGCATCAACGACGAGATGCACGCCCGCAAGATCGACGTCGTCCGGCGGGCACTGGAGCTGCACCGCCCGGACCCGGCCGACCCGATCGGCGTCCTCGCCGCCGTCGGCGGGCTCGAACACGCCGCGCTCGTCGGCCTGATCCTCGGTGCCGCCTCGCTGCGCACGCCGGTGATCCTCGACGGCGTGAGCGCCGGTGCGGCAGCCCTGGTGGCCCGGGCCATCGCGCCCGAGGCCCTGGCCGCCTGCATCGCCGGTCACCGCAGTGCCGAGCCCGGCCATGTCGCGGCCCTCACCAAGCTGGGCCTGCGCCCGCTGGTGGACCTCGACCTGCGGCTCGGCGAGGGCACGGGTGCGCTGCTGGCGCTGCCGGTCGTGCAGAGTGCCGCGCGGGCCATGCACGAGGTGGCGACGTTCGACAGCGCGGGGGTGGCGGAGAAGGGGTAG
- a CDS encoding GNAT family N-acetyltransferase produces the protein MTSTFPDISISTDRLVLRPFDATDVPALTEMMNDELITAWTSAPHPYTTADARDWVLRIAPGERASGRGIVFAVTEFLTHRLVGTVRLQHTDWHTLSSEIAYVTAPWARGEGYACESVLAVAQWLFRDQKFERLELRTAADNTASQQVAQKIGCISEGVLRNAWIARSRTEDGGWTDIRTDLIVWSLLPEDLDEVREQHTGDGTGYAAAFPGWSPGWR, from the coding sequence ATGACTTCCACCTTTCCGGACATCTCCATCAGTACGGACCGGCTGGTGCTGCGCCCGTTCGACGCGACGGACGTCCCCGCGCTCACGGAGATGATGAACGACGAGCTCATCACCGCGTGGACGTCCGCCCCGCACCCGTACACCACCGCCGACGCCCGCGACTGGGTCCTGAGGATCGCCCCCGGCGAACGCGCCTCGGGACGCGGAATCGTCTTTGCGGTCACCGAGTTCCTCACCCACCGCCTCGTCGGCACCGTGCGCCTCCAGCACACCGACTGGCACACCCTCTCCAGCGAGATCGCCTACGTCACCGCCCCCTGGGCCCGCGGCGAGGGCTACGCCTGCGAATCCGTGCTCGCCGTCGCCCAGTGGCTCTTCCGGGACCAGAAGTTCGAACGCCTCGAACTCCGCACCGCCGCCGACAACACCGCCTCCCAGCAGGTCGCCCAGAAGATCGGCTGCATCAGCGAGGGCGTCCTCCGCAACGCCTGGATAGCGCGCAGCCGCACCGAGGACGGCGGCTGGACCGACATCCGCACCGACCTCATCGTCTGGAGCCTGCTCCCCGAGGACCTCGACGAGGTGCGTGAACAGCACACCGGGGACGGCACCGGCTACGCCGCCGCGTTCCCCGGCTGGTCGCCCGGCTGGCGCTGA
- a CDS encoding methionine ABC transporter ATP-binding protein translates to MITTTGLTKVYRSRGREVTALDGVDLHVREGEVYGVIGQSGAGKSTLIRCVNLLERPTSGTVTVAGQDLTALAGRGPRAGAALRQARSRIGMVFQHFNLLSSRTVQANVELPLEILGLSGKERSRKALELLDLVGLADKAKAYPGQLSGGQKQRVGIARALAGDPKVLLSDESTSALDPETTRSILQLLRDLNRQLGLTVLLITHEMDVVKSICDSAALMKGGRVLESGTVAELLATPGSELATELFPVGGEPSGPDRTVVDVTFHGDAATQPVISQLSRTYNIDISILGAAMDTVAGRQVGRMRIELPGRFEENVVPIGFLREQGLQVEVAPVTAGAEAAADALLKEGAK, encoded by the coding sequence GTGATCACCACTACGGGCCTGACAAAGGTCTACCGCTCACGCGGCCGCGAGGTCACCGCCCTCGACGGCGTCGACCTGCACGTGCGGGAGGGCGAGGTGTACGGCGTCATCGGCCAGAGCGGCGCCGGCAAGTCCACGCTCATCCGCTGCGTCAACCTGCTGGAGCGGCCCACGTCCGGCACGGTCACCGTCGCCGGCCAGGACCTCACGGCGCTCGCCGGCCGCGGCCCGCGCGCCGGCGCCGCCCTCCGGCAGGCGCGCAGCCGCATCGGCATGGTCTTCCAGCACTTCAACCTGCTGTCCTCGCGGACCGTCCAGGCCAATGTGGAGCTCCCGCTGGAGATCCTCGGCCTGTCCGGCAAGGAGCGCTCCCGCAAGGCCCTGGAGCTGCTGGACCTGGTCGGCCTCGCCGACAAGGCCAAGGCGTACCCGGGCCAGCTCTCCGGCGGCCAGAAGCAGCGCGTCGGCATCGCCCGCGCCCTGGCCGGCGACCCCAAGGTGCTGCTCTCCGACGAGTCGACGTCCGCGCTCGACCCGGAGACCACCCGCTCGATCCTCCAGCTGCTGCGCGACCTCAACCGGCAGCTCGGCCTGACCGTGCTGCTGATCACCCACGAGATGGACGTCGTCAAGTCCATCTGCGACTCCGCGGCCCTGATGAAGGGGGGCCGGGTGCTGGAGTCCGGCACCGTCGCCGAGCTGCTGGCCACGCCCGGCTCCGAGCTGGCGACCGAGCTGTTCCCGGTGGGCGGCGAGCCGTCCGGCCCCGACCGCACGGTCGTGGACGTCACCTTCCACGGCGACGCGGCCACCCAGCCGGTCATCTCGCAGCTCTCCCGCACGTACAACATCGACATCTCGATCCTCGGCGCCGCGATGGACACCGTCGCCGGCCGCCAGGTCGGCCGGATGCGCATCGAGCTGCCCGGCCGCTTCGAGGAGAACGTGGTCCCCATCGGCTTCCTGCGCGAGCAGGGCCTCCAGGTCGAGGTGGCGCCCGTGACCGCCGGTGCGGAGGCCGCGGCCGACGCCCTCCTTAAGGAAGGTGCCAAGTGA